The genomic region TGAGACCTTTAAAGAAGTACTGGAAATGAATTTATTAGGTGGTTTGGTAGTTCCTTCCAAGCTGATATCTAAACTATGGATTGATAAGAAAATGGAAGGCACCATTATCAATGTAGCCTCAGTCGCCTCCTATCTTCCTCTCACTGGTGTTTGGGCTTATGATGCCTCCAAAGCTGGTGTTATGAATTTAACAGCAGGATTGGCTAATGAATTAGCCCAATATAAAATTCGTGTAAACGGTATCTGCCCTGGATTTTATATTGGCCATCAGAATAGAGATCTACTGTATTCTGATTATAGTAAAGGGGAGCTCAGTCAAAGAGGTAAAGATGTTATTGCTCATACCCCTTTTGGTAGATTTGGGCAAGTTGAAGAATTAAATGGAACTCTTTTGTATTTGGCCGACAAGAGTCAGTCAGGTTTTGTGACTGGAGTGACAATACCCGTTGATGGTGGATATCTAATCAACAATATTTAGACCACGAGACAGATCTGAATATCACATACATTT from Spirochaeta cellobiosiphila DSM 17781 harbors:
- a CDS encoding SDR family NAD(P)-dependent oxidoreductase, which produces MSRFDNQIIVITGGTGAIGSSFVKAFVKERAKVVVLGRGKTVPIEKAIDTIKSEIVEDLHPLLWGIACDVSDEKDVASMLQTVEKKWGTPDILINAAGGNKGKSNFIDVDIETFKEVLEMNLLGGLVVPSKLISKLWIDKKMEGTIINVASVASYLPLTGVWAYDASKAGVMNLTAGLANELAQYKIRVNGICPGFYIGHQNRDLLYSDYSKGELSQRGKDVIAHTPFGRFGQVEELNGTLLYLADKSQSGFVTGVTIPVDGGYLINNI